Proteins encoded within one genomic window of Pedobacter africanus:
- a CDS encoding phytanoyl-CoA dioxygenase family protein produces MNTNQLKDLSEYHQLVSDFFKWPANKNEWEQYRLNDEQVRFFKENGYLSDIKFLEEWQVDQLNEDLVRISDPNLPDHTLFHQFFSNASTDPESVLFHALGAWRITPAFHDILWNPAFVMAASQLLGDSAVRFWHDQLFCKPAKHGGVVAWHQDYSYWTRTVPLQHLTCWVALDDATTENGCMYYVPKSHKWGLLDKPELAGEMEGLMSFLTEEQKAAFKPIPMELKKGYGTFHHPLLVHGSYENKSERSRRAFVLNMFADGTISDTEKELMPGTPAIPKGEKISGQFFPLLIDPKKELAL; encoded by the coding sequence ATGAATACAAATCAACTTAAAGATCTTTCTGAATACCACCAGCTGGTATCAGACTTTTTCAAATGGCCAGCCAATAAAAATGAATGGGAACAATACCGCCTCAACGACGAGCAGGTCAGGTTTTTTAAAGAAAATGGCTACCTGAGCGATATAAAGTTTTTGGAAGAGTGGCAGGTAGATCAGTTAAATGAGGACCTGGTACGGATCTCAGACCCTAACCTTCCGGATCATACCTTATTTCATCAGTTCTTTTCAAATGCTTCAACTGATCCGGAGTCGGTTTTGTTTCATGCACTTGGAGCCTGGCGAATAACACCAGCTTTTCACGACATTTTATGGAACCCGGCCTTTGTAATGGCCGCCAGTCAGTTACTGGGCGATAGCGCTGTACGTTTCTGGCACGATCAGCTATTCTGTAAGCCGGCAAAACACGGTGGTGTTGTGGCCTGGCACCAGGATTATTCTTACTGGACACGCACAGTGCCTCTTCAGCACCTAACCTGCTGGGTAGCATTGGATGACGCCACCACAGAAAACGGCTGCATGTATTATGTACCGAAGAGTCATAAGTGGGGTTTACTGGATAAACCGGAATTGGCAGGCGAAATGGAGGGACTGATGTCGTTTTTGACGGAAGAACAAAAAGCAGCATTTAAACCAATACCTATGGAACTAAAAAAAGGTTATGGGACTTTCCATCATCCTTTATTGGTACATGGCTCGTATGAGAATAAATCCGAACGATCGAGAAGGGCATTTGTGCTAAATATGTTTGCAGATGGTACGATTTCCGATACGGAAAAAGAACTAATGCCTGGCACTCCTGCCATCCCTAAAGGAGAAAAAATAAGCGGACAATTTTTCCCCTTACTGATAGACCCAAAAAAAGAGCTGGCGCTTTAG
- a CDS encoding sugar phosphate isomerase/epimerase family protein: MEKLFFCTHWGSEQLEWAVFLRKVKAAGYDGLEVSLPADPAVQKKMIRALDDLDLKLIAVHWDTVSPDFKVHRQEMESRLLAIAQTKPLFITSHTGKDHFSFEQNIALLSLAKEISEKTGVPIVHETHRGKFSFAAHTTHAYLEKLPWLQLTLDISHWFAVAESYLEDQAFAVDLALSRTAHIHSRIGFTQGPQVGDPREPEWTEALDHHLKCWDKVLEMQEKRKSSVFTFTSEFGPYPYMASKRADAAAHQWALNNYMKDLLKTRYYAT, encoded by the coding sequence ATGGAAAAACTGTTTTTCTGTACACACTGGGGCAGCGAGCAGCTGGAATGGGCCGTTTTCTTAAGGAAGGTAAAAGCAGCGGGTTACGATGGCCTGGAGGTCAGCCTCCCGGCAGACCCGGCTGTACAAAAAAAAATGATACGCGCCCTTGACGATCTGGATTTAAAACTAATCGCCGTGCACTGGGATACGGTAAGTCCTGATTTTAAGGTGCACCGGCAGGAAATGGAATCCAGACTGCTGGCAATTGCCCAAACCAAACCGCTGTTTATTACTTCCCATACCGGAAAAGATCACTTTAGTTTTGAGCAGAATATAGCCCTTTTATCACTGGCAAAAGAGATCAGCGAAAAGACCGGCGTGCCAATTGTCCATGAAACACATCGGGGGAAATTCAGCTTTGCTGCACATACCACACACGCCTACCTGGAAAAGCTGCCCTGGCTGCAATTAACACTCGACATTTCACATTGGTTTGCAGTTGCAGAAAGCTATCTGGAAGATCAGGCATTTGCGGTTGACCTGGCACTGTCCAGAACAGCACACATTCATTCCCGTATTGGTTTCACCCAGGGGCCACAGGTAGGTGATCCACGTGAGCCGGAATGGACAGAGGCCCTTGATCATCATCTAAAATGTTGGGACAAGGTGCTTGAGATGCAGGAAAAAAGAAAATCCAGTGTTTTTACCTTCACTTCGGAGTTCGGCCCTTACCCCTATATGGCTTCAAAAAGAGCTGATGCAGCTGCCCATCAGTGGGCGCTCAACAATTATATGAAAGACTTACTTAAAACCAGATATTATGCCACATGA
- a CDS encoding DUF5107 domain-containing protein has protein sequence MKYINTIEKASIKKELVSLKTYPYSDPSPIPEFGRLYPYNRFDGYTNKSYDKDWEMIVMENEHIKIWINPAVGGKIWGAIEKSTAEEFIYFNHTVKFRDVAMRGPWTSGGMEINMGIIGHTPSCSAPVDYKMIENEDGSVSCFIGATDWPSRTEWRVEINLPKDTAYFSTKSWWHNNSCMPQSYYQWNNVGIKTSGNLEYVYPGQQRLGHDGTALNWPEDEENRKISFYNQNDYGEYKSYHVFGAYSDFWGCYWHDQQFGMGHSAAYDEKPGKKIWIWGLSRYGMIWEDLLTDTDGQYTEVQSGRLFNQSVAASSKTPFKHRSFLPYTYDTWEEHWFPVKNTGGLTYGNRQLSFYISSQNGRNKINICANKPLSQTFRVLHYQKEILAEKIDLRAMENCSFTLPFAMQEKEVQVFLDQTMIYNGLEQHTALKRPTKTNPAYDSESVQACCIQAKEWERQRFFDRAIDQYLLCLQQDPFFMEALSGLAGLYFRQMKYEEALHLIIDVLSVDTYHPEANYLYGLLNDRLQNMADAKDGFSIASQSLEFRAAAFIELAKINIREGQVDKAYDYVKKAQQYGPGNLQALYLSIIVHKLKGTNEEAMRLIKELLISDPLNYLAKYELAQAKQLPVNRLTESEMPYETYIELAAFYYNLNLHQDALQILDAAPDYAMVHLWKAYLYSVSGAVKKIKPTLDLAASSSPEFVFPHREEDVNVLYWAVAKQEEWKFKYYLAMAYIQNLRKDEALSLLNSCRQLPDFYPFYIVRANLKKELEQEGCLQDLKQAFALAPNEWRTILGLSKYHAENENWNLALQVTKKGYKQHPDNYYLGLKLARCFMYTQNLEQGIALMANMTVLPNEGASEGRNSWRETHLLAAMKGIITGDREKAIAHIGLARTWPENMGIGKPHHVDERLEDYMELICMEQGNISERRALTRKIVDYRKHYQHSPYGSTDFLSILLLKQSGDTAEAGKILADWLKADPLALPLKWCQAFFKGVQHEIEAISKLRIVRKEVLPYELPFEDRSFRFIKQLYTNGLLNKQEHLAITT, from the coding sequence TGGGAGATGATTGTAATGGAGAATGAGCACATCAAGATCTGGATCAATCCTGCCGTGGGCGGCAAAATATGGGGTGCTATAGAGAAGTCGACAGCCGAAGAATTTATTTACTTTAACCATACCGTAAAATTCAGGGACGTTGCCATGAGGGGGCCCTGGACATCGGGCGGTATGGAAATAAATATGGGCATCATTGGCCATACGCCCTCCTGTTCAGCACCGGTCGACTATAAAATGATAGAAAACGAGGATGGCAGTGTAAGCTGTTTCATTGGGGCTACCGATTGGCCTTCACGCACCGAATGGCGCGTTGAGATCAATCTGCCCAAAGATACGGCCTACTTCAGTACCAAAAGCTGGTGGCACAACAACAGCTGCATGCCGCAGTCTTACTATCAATGGAACAACGTGGGTATAAAAACTTCAGGGAACCTGGAATACGTTTACCCGGGACAGCAGCGCTTGGGTCATGATGGAACAGCACTAAACTGGCCTGAAGATGAGGAGAACCGGAAAATATCTTTCTACAATCAAAATGACTACGGAGAATACAAGTCGTATCATGTTTTTGGAGCCTACAGCGATTTCTGGGGCTGTTACTGGCATGACCAGCAATTTGGCATGGGACATTCAGCCGCTTACGATGAAAAACCAGGAAAAAAAATATGGATATGGGGCCTTTCGCGTTACGGAATGATTTGGGAAGATTTGCTAACGGATACCGATGGGCAATATACCGAAGTTCAAAGCGGACGCCTTTTTAATCAAAGTGTTGCTGCAAGTTCCAAAACCCCTTTTAAACACCGCTCCTTTTTACCCTATACCTACGATACCTGGGAAGAGCACTGGTTTCCTGTAAAAAATACAGGCGGGCTGACTTATGGGAACCGGCAACTTTCCTTTTACATTAGTTCGCAGAATGGCCGGAATAAAATTAACATTTGCGCCAACAAACCTTTGTCACAAACTTTTAGGGTTTTACATTACCAAAAGGAGATTTTAGCAGAAAAAATTGATTTGAGGGCAATGGAAAACTGCAGTTTTACACTCCCCTTTGCTATGCAGGAAAAAGAGGTACAGGTTTTCCTGGATCAAACCATGATCTACAACGGTCTGGAACAACATACTGCATTGAAACGTCCAACAAAAACAAATCCTGCATACGATTCAGAATCTGTACAGGCCTGTTGCATACAGGCTAAAGAGTGGGAACGGCAACGTTTTTTCGATCGCGCTATAGATCAATACCTGCTTTGTCTGCAGCAAGATCCCTTTTTTATGGAAGCCCTCAGCGGACTTGCTGGCTTATATTTTAGGCAAATGAAATATGAAGAAGCACTCCATCTTATCATTGACGTCCTATCTGTAGACACCTATCATCCTGAAGCAAACTATCTCTATGGACTACTGAACGACCGTCTGCAAAATATGGCCGATGCCAAAGATGGCTTTTCAATTGCCAGTCAATCCCTAGAATTCAGGGCTGCAGCTTTTATTGAACTGGCCAAAATAAATATCCGCGAGGGGCAGGTCGATAAGGCCTACGATTATGTTAAAAAAGCACAGCAGTACGGTCCCGGTAACCTGCAAGCTTTATATTTAAGCATAATTGTGCACAAACTAAAGGGAACCAATGAAGAAGCGATGCGCCTGATCAAAGAATTACTGATCAGCGATCCCCTCAATTACCTGGCAAAGTATGAACTGGCACAGGCAAAACAATTGCCAGTAAACAGGCTTACTGAAAGCGAAATGCCTTACGAAACCTATATCGAGCTCGCAGCTTTCTACTACAACTTAAATCTTCATCAGGATGCACTTCAAATTCTTGATGCCGCTCCGGATTACGCAATGGTACATCTTTGGAAAGCCTATCTTTATTCTGTTTCAGGTGCAGTTAAAAAGATAAAGCCGACCTTAGATCTGGCTGCATCCTCAAGCCCTGAGTTTGTTTTCCCTCACCGTGAAGAAGATGTAAATGTATTGTATTGGGCAGTAGCTAAACAGGAAGAATGGAAATTTAAATATTACCTGGCCATGGCCTACATTCAAAACCTTCGGAAAGACGAAGCGCTTTCGTTGTTAAACAGCTGTCGGCAGCTGCCGGATTTTTATCCGTTCTATATAGTAAGGGCAAATTTAAAAAAGGAGCTTGAACAGGAAGGATGCCTCCAGGACCTGAAACAGGCTTTTGCGCTGGCGCCCAATGAATGGCGAACCATATTAGGCTTGTCTAAATATCACGCTGAAAATGAGAATTGGAACCTGGCACTTCAGGTGACAAAAAAAGGGTACAAACAACACCCCGATAATTACTATCTGGGCTTAAAACTGGCCAGATGCTTTATGTATACCCAAAACCTGGAACAAGGTATTGCACTGATGGCCAACATGACCGTACTTCCTAATGAAGGCGCTTCCGAGGGGAGGAACAGCTGGCGGGAAACCCACCTCCTGGCGGCAATGAAAGGAATAATAACAGGCGATCGGGAAAAGGCAATAGCGCATATTGGCCTGGCCAGAACATGGCCCGAAAATATGGGTATCGGCAAACCCCATCATGTGGATGAGCGCCTTGAAGATTATATGGAACTCATTTGCATGGAACAAGGCAACATTTCAGAAAGGCGGGCACTAACCCGTAAAATAGTGGATTATAGAAAACACTATCAACATAGCCCGTACGGATCTACAGATTTTCTAAGTATATTGCTGTTGAAGCAATCGGGAGATACGGCTGAAGCCGGCAAGATTTTGGCCGACTGGCTCAAGGCAGACCCACTGGCGCTGCCATTAAAATGGTGCCAGGCTTTTTTTAAGGGTGTGCAACACGAGATTGAGGCTATATCCAAACTAAGAATTGTCCGTAAAGAAGTTTTACCCTACGAACTTCCCTTTGAAGACAGGTCGTTTCGGTTCATCAAACAACTGTATACTAATGGCCTGCTGAATAAGCAGGAACATTTAGCGATAACTACTTAA
- a CDS encoding sugar MFS transporter produces MPHETLTIPAPSKNVLTRQIITIGAFFFIFGFITWVNGTLIPYLRIACELEEWQAYLVTFAFYISYTVMAIPSSKILEKTGMVKGMRLGLIIMAVGCALFIPAAQMRYYPLFLLGLFVVGTGTTLLQTAVNPYITLLGPPEKAAQRINIMGICNKFAGVIAPLILGAIILKNSDGLIAELQSMGNAERQARLDNLAHAVIMPYLVLTAILLIIAYMIRFAHLPEIENPVAPAGRNNSPTEQAAVVRKNFILGFIAIFSTVGLEVIAGDTIGNYGIYHGLSLNIAKHLTSYTLASTMLGYMFGVFAIPRIISQEKAFTYSSCLGICISLLAIFVPGTASIIFIALLGLSNALLWPAIWPQALKGLKGKLLNRGSAILIMGVAGGAIMPLVYGALAKYTNNQYAYFILIPCYLFNLYYSLKGTKPRL; encoded by the coding sequence ATGCCACATGAGACCTTGACCATACCTGCGCCATCGAAGAATGTCCTTACCCGACAAATCATTACCATCGGGGCCTTCTTCTTCATTTTTGGCTTCATTACCTGGGTTAACGGGACGCTTATTCCTTATCTGAGGATTGCCTGCGAGTTGGAAGAATGGCAGGCTTACCTGGTTACTTTTGCTTTTTACATATCGTATACGGTTATGGCCATTCCCTCCAGCAAGATCCTGGAGAAAACTGGTATGGTTAAAGGAATGCGTTTAGGACTGATTATCATGGCAGTCGGCTGTGCTCTTTTTATTCCTGCTGCACAGATGCGCTATTACCCACTGTTTCTGTTGGGGCTATTTGTGGTTGGAACCGGCACAACTTTGCTGCAAACCGCTGTAAATCCTTACATCACTCTGCTCGGCCCACCAGAAAAGGCCGCGCAGCGTATTAACATTATGGGGATCTGCAATAAGTTCGCAGGTGTAATAGCCCCCCTTATCCTGGGTGCCATTATTCTAAAAAATTCGGATGGGCTGATTGCCGAACTGCAAAGCATGGGGAATGCTGAGCGGCAGGCACGGCTGGATAACCTCGCCCACGCAGTAATTATGCCTTATCTTGTACTTACGGCTATACTTTTGATTATTGCCTATATGATCAGGTTTGCACACCTGCCTGAAATTGAAAACCCTGTGGCCCCTGCAGGCAGAAACAACAGCCCCACTGAACAAGCAGCTGTGGTCAGAAAAAATTTTATACTGGGTTTTATTGCCATATTTTCGACTGTAGGATTAGAGGTGATTGCTGGAGATACCATTGGCAATTATGGCATTTATCATGGCTTATCCTTAAATATTGCCAAACACCTTACTTCTTATACACTGGCCAGTACCATGCTAGGGTATATGTTTGGGGTATTTGCCATTCCCAGGATCATTTCTCAGGAAAAAGCTTTCACTTATTCTAGTTGTCTAGGTATTTGCATATCGTTACTGGCGATATTTGTACCGGGTACTGCCTCCATTATCTTTATTGCCTTGCTAGGCCTGTCCAATGCATTGTTGTGGCCCGCCATATGGCCGCAAGCCCTTAAAGGCTTAAAGGGGAAATTGCTGAACCGCGGTTCAGCAATTCTGATCATGGGTGTGGCGGGCGGTGCCATTATGCCACTTGTTTATGGCGCTTTAGCTAAATACACCAATAATCAGTATGCCTACTTCATTCTAATACCCTGTTACCTTTTCAACTTATATTACAGCCTGAAAGGAACCAAACCCAGGCTTTAA
- a CDS encoding sodium/sugar symporter, with protein sequence MSKNLLDTKDYIVFFIYFIIVAAYGLYIYNKKKSASAGSKDYFLAEGSLTWWAIGASLIASNISAEQFIGMSGSGFKMGLAIATYEWMAAATLIVVAVFFIPVYLKNRIFTMPQFLHQRYNSTVAMIMAVFWLLLYIVVNLTSILYLGALAVSSISGFDINLCMYAIAAFAIIITLGGMKVIGYTDVIQVFFLILGGLATTYLALNLVSEHYGAEGILRGYAVMTQKASEHFHMILKPDNESYIDLPGLTVLAGGMWIVNLNYWGCNQYITQRALGADLNTARGGIQVGAFLKLLMPVIVVLPGIAAYVLYKDGAFQTEMLQDGTINPDRAYPVLLNLLPAGLKGLSFAALTAAVVASLAGKANSIATIFTLDIYQKAIKKEASERNLVMVGKITIIVAMILGVVIAPHLGIDKKGGFQFIQEYTGFFSPGIFAMFILGFFWKKTTSNAALFATLGGFSLSVLLKKLPLIIDLEFLQAFGFSKLVKQENGTMLYEIPFLDRMGFVFLFCALGMYIISTIENKKGVSPKGLEVDPSMFKTTRSFAVGALIIIGILVALYTVYW encoded by the coding sequence ATGAGCAAAAACCTGCTGGATACCAAAGATTATATTGTATTTTTTATCTACTTTATCATTGTAGCTGCTTATGGGCTCTACATCTATAACAAGAAAAAATCGGCATCCGCCGGGTCAAAAGATTATTTCCTGGCAGAAGGTTCATTAACCTGGTGGGCCATCGGGGCATCACTGATCGCCTCAAATATCTCGGCTGAGCAATTCATCGGAATGAGCGGTTCAGGTTTTAAAATGGGACTTGCCATTGCCACATACGAATGGATGGCAGCGGCAACCCTTATTGTTGTGGCGGTATTCTTTATCCCGGTGTACCTTAAAAACAGGATATTTACCATGCCCCAGTTTCTGCACCAGCGATACAACAGTACAGTAGCCATGATCATGGCAGTTTTCTGGCTGCTGCTTTATATCGTGGTCAATTTAACTTCAATTCTTTACCTGGGCGCCCTGGCAGTGAGCAGCATCTCTGGTTTTGATATAAACCTATGCATGTATGCCATCGCTGCATTCGCTATTATCATTACACTAGGTGGAATGAAGGTGATTGGATACACTGATGTAATCCAGGTATTCTTTCTTATACTTGGTGGACTGGCCACCACCTATCTTGCCTTAAACCTGGTTTCAGAACATTATGGTGCTGAGGGAATTTTACGGGGTTATGCTGTCATGACACAAAAAGCTTCAGAGCATTTCCATATGATCCTTAAACCCGACAACGAAAGCTATATAGATTTACCGGGCTTAACCGTATTGGCAGGTGGCATGTGGATTGTAAACCTGAATTATTGGGGATGCAATCAGTACATTACTCAAAGGGCTCTTGGCGCCGACCTGAATACAGCCCGGGGTGGTATTCAGGTCGGCGCCTTCCTGAAGTTGTTGATGCCTGTGATAGTAGTACTTCCAGGCATTGCCGCCTACGTACTATACAAAGACGGCGCATTTCAGACCGAGATGCTACAGGATGGAACCATTAACCCGGACAGGGCATATCCTGTACTTTTGAACCTATTGCCAGCCGGACTAAAAGGCCTATCCTTTGCAGCCCTGACCGCTGCAGTGGTGGCCTCACTGGCGGGTAAAGCGAATAGCATTGCTACCATTTTTACACTCGACATTTATCAAAAAGCCATTAAGAAGGAAGCTTCTGAGCGTAATCTGGTAATGGTAGGTAAAATTACCATTATTGTAGCCATGATATTGGGTGTAGTAATCGCCCCCCATCTTGGCATCGATAAAAAGGGAGGTTTCCAGTTTATCCAGGAATACACTGGATTTTTCTCCCCGGGTATTTTTGCAATGTTCATATTAGGTTTTTTCTGGAAGAAAACCACTTCAAACGCAGCCTTATTTGCTACGCTTGGTGGCTTTTCATTATCTGTATTGCTAAAGAAACTGCCGTTAATTATAGATCTGGAGTTTCTGCAAGCCTTTGGGTTTTCTAAACTGGTAAAACAGGAAAACGGCACCATGCTGTATGAAATTCCTTTTCTCGACAGAATGGGCTTTGTATTCCTGTTTTGTGCACTGGGCATGTACATCATCAGTACAATTGAAAATAAAAAGGGCGTAAGTCCAAAAGGACTGGAAGTAGATCCCAGCATGTTCAAAACAACACGGAGTTTTGCTGTCGGCGCGCTCATTATTATCGGAATATTGGTAGCACTCTATACAGTTTACTGGTAA